The DNA segment TGGCGGGACCTCTGTGACCAATTCCTCGAGTCCTTCACGTGTGGCGATATGAACAATTAGCGGATTATCATTCGGACGTCCCTTTGCTTTAAAAATATCCGTGACCGCCTCGGGATCCAAGGCATTTCCTCCAAGTCCATACACAGTCTCGGTCGGAAACGCGACAACCTGTCCATCTTTGATACATTTTGCCGCTTCTTGTAGATCGCTTTCTATATTCTGAAGATTTGCTGACTTATTCACATTCCATCGTTTTGTCTGTATATAACTCATAGCACAGCTCCTATCCTCCCTATTCTGTGATTTGGATTGCCTTTTGTCAAATTTGTCTGCGTATTCTGCCTAAGTCCTTTTATATCAACGGTTTTAGTCTACTAAATTCGTAGTGAAAATAAAATAAAAACATCTGTTCTCCTAACGAGAATAAGGTTACCCACACCTGTGGATAACCTGTAGATAAGCCGTCAGTTCCTCATTTTATTCACATGATTGTTCAAGTAATTCACAGGCAAAAATCGACACGTTTTTATTTTCCGATTGTTTAAAATGTGATAATCGTTTTATTTCATCAGGTACATGTTCAAGCTTCATCTGCCTGAATTGCAATTGTTCAAAAAACACACCAGCTTGTCTTGTTAATAAATAGACTTCCTTTAATTCAAGCTTACGGCCATACGCCAAAGCAGCCTCTAGAAAGCCCATGCCTTTTGCAGGCGTAAAATAGTCCGTTTCAAGCACAAGAGATCGCAGCAACCCATACTCACCAGCTGGTTCAAGTCCAATGATTCCTACAATCTCATTATCTATGGTTTCAGCTACTAAAAAGAAGCTGGTAATGTTTCTTGCATCGTCCTCATGAAGTCCTGCGCGTGCAAGCAGTCGTTGAATATGGAGTAGATCGTGATCTCTAGCCTGTCTGAATACCATTGTCATTCGGATACGCCCCTTTTTAGGTCTTTGCACCATCCTATGCGGGGCTTGTCTCTCGTATTACTGATTTGTCGCAACGGTTGTTGTATCATCACCAAACAGACTATCAAACAATCCTTTAAAGAAATCGACGAAGAAGAACGAAACCTCAACTTCCTCTTCTGTCTCTTCTACTACTTCAACCTCTTCTGCTTCTTCTTGTGGCACTGCATTACTTTGATCCATATCAATAAAGCATAATGGCGGGAACAATACGCACCACCAGTTTTCCCCAAGACCCTCGCCAAGTGTAATTAACACCGCTTGATACTCTCCAGCAGGATACACAAGATTACCATACAGCTTTGTCGGAAAGTCTACTTGTTCGAAATCAACATGATATTCTTGATTAAGCCCTTTGGCTGCAAGCTCAGCTTCCACAATGGCTTCCACTTCACCAAGATTTGATTCAATGACTTCCATTGCTTCCTGCTTTGACTCAATTCCTGTTACCCACTCAGTGATGGAGGCATTCACCTGATCACGAATGTCACGCTTTAGCTTTTGATCTGCAACAGAATCGCTATTTGCAAGGATACGTAAACGAATGGCATCCTCTTGGCTCACTTCTTGATGAAACGCAGCAATTGCTTGGTTTCCTTGGTCTTCCCAGCTTATGATTAATACGAAAAAAGAGAATAATAGATAAATAATAGCTTGTGGTTTCATGACCAGCACCATCCCTTCCTCCCTATTGTGGTCGGGATAGACTGGCTCTAAACCTATAACTCTTCGACAAAATCTCCGTATGCAAGAACAATGCGATCCTTTTTGTTGATATCAAAACGGACCTCGGTTGTTGTTTTCGGGAAAGCTGTTTGCAGCATCTGTCTCACGGCTTCTCCTTGACCTGCACCCACTTCAAATGCAACCAGAGCACGCGGCTTAGCGACTTGTCTGATTTGCTCCGTTAGCTTTCGGTAACAATCAAGACCATCAGCACCTGCAAATAAGGCAAGCTCTGGCTCATGCTCCCGTACATGAACAGCAAGTGTCGGCCGATCTGATTCAGGGATATAAGGCGGATTGGACACGATGATATCAAACGTTTGTCCTGTTTGAATAAAAGGCTCCAACAGATCTCCTTGGTAAAAGCTGATCTCTGCCCCATGCGTAGCTGCATTTTTCTTCGCCATAGCCAGTGCTTTTTCCGAAATATCGACGGCTGAAAGGCTTAGTGATGGATCTTCAAGCGTTAGGGTAGTAGCAATAATACCACTGCCCGTTCCAACATCAACCGCATCAAGTGCCGTAGCATCCGGAAAGACGGCCTTTCTTCGTTCAAGAACTGCGACAATGAGCTCTTCAGTTTCCGGTCGTGGAATAAGAACATCACCCGATACCTGAAACGGGCGACCATAAAATTCTTCATGACCAATCAGATGCTGAACCGGATGACCTTTTCCAAGCATGTGGACATCCTGTTGATACGTGCGAAACAGGTCATCTGGCATCTCGTCGTGAAAACGTGCAAACAAACCTGCGCGGTCAACGCCCAGGTGATGGCGGAGCAGCCATTCACCAGCCATTGTTTCCACGTCTCTCTCCTCCAAAAAAGAAGAAGCCCAACGGAGGGCTTCGTGTATCGTTTGGCTCATCTTAGTCTTCAGCCCGTTCCATCAGCTCAGACTGTTCTTCCATAATCAACTGATCAATAATTTCATCAAGCTTTCCTTGCAAAATTTGCTCCAGCTTTTGCAATGTTAAGCCGATACGGTGATCCGTTACCCGGCTTTGTGGGAAATTGTACGTACGGATTCGCTCAGACCGATCTCCCGTACCAACCGCTGTTTTACGTGTTTCATCGTATTCAGCTTGGATTTCACGATTGATCTTATCAAACACACGCGCACGTAAGATCTTCATTGCTTTTTCTTTGTTTTTAATCTGAGATTTCTCATCCTGCATGGAAACCACAGTACTTGTTGGTAAGTGTGTTAAACGAACCGCTGACATCGTAGTGTTTACACTTTGTCCACCCGGGCCACTTGAAGCAAATGTGTCCACACGAATATCCTTCTCATGGATTTCAACCTCAACCTCTTCCGCCTCAGGAAGAACCGCAACTGTCGCTGTAGACGTATGAATCCGACCACCAGACTCCGTTGAAGGAACACGCTGCACACGGTGTGCTCCGTTTTCATACTTCAGCTTGGAATAGGCACCATTTCCATTCACCATGAAAATAATTTCCTTGTATCCACCAAGCTCTGTTGTCGTCGCTTCCATGACTTCAATCTTCCACCCTTGAGCCTCTGCAAAACGGTGGTACATTTTATAAAGGTCACCCGCAAATAGCTGCGCCTCGTCTCCACCGGCTGCACCGCGAATCTCAACGATTACGTTTTTATCATCATTCGGATCCTTAGGCAGAAGTAAAATACGCAGGCGTTCCTCAAGCTCCTGGGATTGAGACGAAAGCTCAGAGATTTCCTCTTTCACCATCGCGTACATCTCATCATCCAGCTTCTCTTCAATCATCGCCTTCGCATCTTTTAGCTGCTCCGACACTTCCTTGTATTCACGGTACGCTTGAACCGTATCCTCAAGCCCAGACTGCTCCTTGGAGTACTCGCGCAGACGCTTTGTATCACTAATAATATCTGGATCACTTAATAATTCATTTAACCGGTCATATCTGTCCTCTAAAGACTGCAAACGATCAAACATGTCTTCACCTCATAATCTAATATCCGTTCATAGCATAACGTTCTAAGTATAGTATATAGGCACCCCCCGGTCAACGTGACCCCGAGGCGTGCCGGTCTTTTTTGTACCAGAGGTAGGCGTCAATGAGTTCAAAGAGGGCGAGGGCTGTAAGAAGGACTGTGAGGAGGAGCAGTCTCCAGAGTGGCACCTCAATTAGAAGCCACAATAAAACAATGATCGCCCCAACAAAAATCGGGAAAAGCTTTGACAGCTTAAAGCGCCTTTCTGGAATTTGCTTTCCCGGACCAAAATTTGTACCCTTCCCAATTTTACCAGCTACAAAAATCACAACGCTTACAAATAATGCATAAAAGAAACTTCCATTTATAAGGTAGACTGTCGCAACGAGCCAAACCGATAATAAAATTGAATACGTTTTTTCACTAACCATTTTGCATCTCCTTGTTATGTAGCTCCTGTTGTTCTTTTTTGTACCAGAGGTAGGAATCGATATATTCAAACGTATTGATTAAAAGAACAAGTGTAGTTGCTGTAATTTTTCTCCAAAGTGAAAGATCTATAAAATTAGGGATCCAAATAAAAATGAGAAGTACCATTCCTACTAAAATGAGAACCTTTGACGCTGTGAACCTACTTTTTGAGGAAGCTCCCCATAATCCAAACTGGCCATGATAGCCAAGTGTCGCTCCGAGCGTTGCTGCACCGACCATAATTAAGATGTTTATCCATTCAGCATCCAAAACTAATAATAGTATAATAATAATAAAAGGTAGAAAGAATAGCTGTTTCTTCTGACTAATCAATTGGAATGCCCCCCTTTTAACTAACTATACGTTCTCACACGACTTACGGTTTCGTTCTTCCATTTCCAGTATTTCACGCTGTTCTTTTTTGTACCAGATGAAGGCGTCGATGATTTGAAAAACGATGAATAGTACGATGAGGGCAGTTGCCAAGTTGAGGCGCCATTCAGGAGTCGGAAGTTCTACAACCCATATCCAAATGATGATTCCAATCCAGAATAACGAATTAAGCAAGGTGTTCCGCAATCGTTTACTCGCCCATTCTCCCCACACCCCTGACTGAACGTGGTAGGAAATGACCGCCACGATTATAATGCCCGCAGTATAAAGAATCGTTCTTAGCCAATCCATTCCAGCAATCAGACATAAACAGAAAAAGAACAAAGGAATAAGAATCACATGATATTTTAATGTGAGCACACGAACACCCCCAGTTTACCCCGACTATACAGGATTCCAAATTATAGTACAAATAGAAAGATAGATTTTATGTGGGAGGCGTTAGGGAGGAATGGTTTGAGCTTTCGTCTTTGCTAGCGTTGTTGTTCTTGATTGAGCTCCGTTTCTCCTTACTTACTCTCTCATTCTTCTTGGTATAAGAGGGGGTGTTCTTGGTATGGAGGGCTCGGGCTTGGTATTGTCCTCTTTCTTCTTGCTATCAGCACCTGTTTCTTGGTGGAACATGCTCCGGGCTTGGTGGATGGTCTGTTTTTCTTGCTAACGCTCTTCGGTTCTTAATTAAAATTGATTTCTCCTTGGTTGGGTGCGGTTTGTTCTTGGTATTTCTCCACACTCCCACGTTGGCGCTGTAATTTCTCTATTTTTCTTACTACAAGGATCTTTGTTCTTGATATTCCTCCGAACCTTCTTACTAACGCCAATGTTCTTGATTGAGCTCCGCTTCTCCTTACTTACTCTCTCATTCTTCTTAGTGTGAGTGGGGTTGTTCTTGGTATGGAGGGCTCGGGCTTGGTATTGTCCTCTTCCGTCTTGCTATCAGCACCTTTTTCTTGGTGGAACATGCTCCAGGCTTGGTGGACGACCTGTTTTTCTTGCTAACACTCTTCCCTTCTTGATTAAAATTGATTTCTCCTTGATTGGGTAGGGTTTGTTCTTGGTGCTCCTCCTCTCCCCCTCCCCCACACAAAAAAGCCAGAGCATCCCGCTCTGGCTTTTCCTCAACTTTTATTCTGCTTTTTTAATTGCTAATACGTTCTCTGTACCTGCTTTGACTTCTCCAGACTTTAGGAGCTGGATGAATTCATCTTCGGCTAGGTTTGTGAAGACGATTGGTGTGATGATGGATGCGGCTTTTTCAGAGATGATGTCAGTGTCAAAGCGCAGTAGTTCTTGGCCTTGTGTGACTTTGTCTCCTTGTTCGACTAGTGCTTCGAAGCCTTCTCCTTTTAGGTGGACGGTATCAATTCCAACGTGGATCAGGATTTCTTTGCCTGATTCGTCTACGAGTCCAAGGGCGTGCTTGGTCGGGAAGAAGTTCACGATTGTCCCTGCAATTGGTGAGCGGACAATTCCTTCTGTTGGTTTGATGGCGAATCCGTCTCCCATCATTTTTCCGGCAAATACGTTGTCCGGTACGTCTGTGATCGGTAGGATTTCTCCTGTGATTGGAAGGTTGAATGTGAATTCTCCTTCGGTTGTTGGTCCTGCTTCGACAACGGTTTCGACTTCTTCAATTGGCGTTGGTGTCTTGCCTGAGATGATGTCGTTGATTTGTCCTTTTAGTTGATCGGATTTTGGTCCGAAGATGGCTTGGATGTTTTGGCCGACTTGCATGACACCAGATGCTCCAAGTTTTTTCAGACGATCTTTTTGAACTTGATCAACGTCTTTTACAGATACGCGTAGACGTGTGATACATGCGTCAAGGTTTGCAATGTTCTCTTTGTTACCTAGTGCTTTAAGTACTTCATAAGGTAGGTCGCCTACTGGTGCTGAAGCTGTTTCAACTCCCGCGCCTTCTTCGTCTTCCTCACGTCCTGGAGTCATTAGGTTAAACTTCAGAATCGCGAAACGGAATAATACGTAGTAGAGTACTGAGAATCCAAGCCCTACGATGATGACCCACCACCAGTCAGTACGGTTTGGTAGGACTCCGTAAAGAAGGAAGTCGATAACTCCACCTGAGAAGCTCATACCAATTTTCACGTCTAATAGATACATGAGTAAGAATGATAGACCGGCAATCAATGTGTGAATCACAAAAAGAATCGGTGCTACAAACAAGAATGAGAACTCAAGTGGTTCTGTGATACCTGTTAAGAATGCTGTAAGGGCTGCTGATCCCATAAGACCGGCAACAACTTTTTTGTGTTTAGGTTTTGCACAGTGATAGATAGCAAGTGCTGCTGCTGGTAGACCGAACATCATGAATGGGAATTTACCTACCATGAACGTTCCTGCTGTTGGTTCTACGCCATCACGAATCTGTGCGAAGAACATTGCTTGGTCCCCTTTAACCATTTCACCGGCTGCGTTCACATACGTTCCAAACTCAAACCAGAATGGTGAGTAGAAGATATGGTGCAATCCGAATGGAATAAGTGCACGCTCAATCACACCAAAAATGTAGACGCTAAGCGCTGGGCTTGCTTCTGTCATGAAGTATGAGAATGAGTTAAGTCCTGTTTGAATGAAAGGCCAGATAAAGTGAAGAATAACCCCCATGAAAATCGCGAAAAATGCTGTTGCAATTGGTACAAAACGTTTACCAGCAAAGAAGCCTAGGTACTGAGGCAAGCTGATATTATAGTATTTATTAAAGGTAAAGGATGCGAGTAATCCGGCGATAACCCCACCGAACACGCCTGTTGATAATGTCGGGATCCCGAGTACGCTCGCATACGCTGGATCAGCGCCAACCATTTCTGGTGTGATGCCTCCCATGGTTCCCATTGTTACGTTAATAATTAAAAATCCAATAATAGCGGCAAGTCCTGCTACCCCGTCTCCGTTAGAGAGCCCGATGGCTACCCCAACCGCAAAGAGTAACGGTAGATTTGCAAAGACGATATCTCCTGTTTCAAGCATTAAGGTTGAAATCATTGAGAAGACGTCATTTCCTAAGAACGGTAATGTACTCAGGATGTCTGGGTTCTGCATTGCATCACCAAAAGCAAGTAAGATACCAGCTGCAGGTAGTAACGCAACCGGAAGCATTAATGCACGACCCATACGTTGTAACACGCCAAAGGCTTGTTTAAACATGTTTAGTTCCTCCTAATAAGTTTGTAAAATCAACATAAAAAAGCATGAGGGAAAGAACGCTCGTGACCAAAAAAGGATAGACTCCTCCTGTAGATCATTCGAACGTTTTCTTTCTCTCATGCCT comes from the Alkalihalobacillus sp. FSL W8-0930 genome and includes:
- the spoIIR gene encoding stage II sporulation protein R, whose product is MKPQAIIYLLFSFFVLIISWEDQGNQAIAAFHQEVSQEDAIRLRILANSDSVADQKLKRDIRDQVNASITEWVTGIESKQEAMEVIESNLGEVEAIVEAELAAKGLNQEYHVDFEQVDFPTKLYGNLVYPAGEYQAVLITLGEGLGENWWCVLFPPLCFIDMDQSNAVPQEEAEEVEVVEETEEEVEVSFFFVDFFKGLFDSLFGDDTTTVATNQ
- the prmC gene encoding peptide chain release factor N(5)-glutamine methyltransferase — its product is METMAGEWLLRHHLGVDRAGLFARFHDEMPDDLFRTYQQDVHMLGKGHPVQHLIGHEEFYGRPFQVSGDVLIPRPETEELIVAVLERRKAVFPDATALDAVDVGTGSGIIATTLTLEDPSLSLSAVDISEKALAMAKKNAATHGAEISFYQGDLLEPFIQTGQTFDIIVSNPPYIPESDRPTLAVHVREHEPELALFAGADGLDCYRKLTEQIRQVAKPRALVAFEVGAGQGEAVRQMLQTAFPKTTTEVRFDINKKDRIVLAYGDFVEEL
- the prfA gene encoding peptide chain release factor 1 — encoded protein: MFDRLQSLEDRYDRLNELLSDPDIISDTKRLREYSKEQSGLEDTVQAYREYKEVSEQLKDAKAMIEEKLDDEMYAMVKEEISELSSQSQELEERLRILLLPKDPNDDKNVIVEIRGAAGGDEAQLFAGDLYKMYHRFAEAQGWKIEVMEATTTELGGYKEIIFMVNGNGAYSKLKYENGAHRVQRVPSTESGGRIHTSTATVAVLPEAEEVEVEIHEKDIRVDTFASSGPGGQSVNTTMSAVRLTHLPTSTVVSMQDEKSQIKNKEKAMKILRARVFDKINREIQAEYDETRKTAVGTGDRSERIRTYNFPQSRVTDHRIGLTLQKLEQILQGKLDEIIDQLIMEEQSELMERAED
- the ptsG gene encoding glucose-specific PTS transporter subunit IIBC, producing the protein MFKQAFGVLQRMGRALMLPVALLPAAGILLAFGDAMQNPDILSTLPFLGNDVFSMISTLMLETGDIVFANLPLLFAVGVAIGLSNGDGVAGLAAIIGFLIINVTMGTMGGITPEMVGADPAYASVLGIPTLSTGVFGGVIAGLLASFTFNKYYNISLPQYLGFFAGKRFVPIATAFFAIFMGVILHFIWPFIQTGLNSFSYFMTEASPALSVYIFGVIERALIPFGLHHIFYSPFWFEFGTYVNAAGEMVKGDQAMFFAQIRDGVEPTAGTFMVGKFPFMMFGLPAAALAIYHCAKPKHKKVVAGLMGSAALTAFLTGITEPLEFSFLFVAPILFVIHTLIAGLSFLLMYLLDVKIGMSFSGGVIDFLLYGVLPNRTDWWWVIIVGLGFSVLYYVLFRFAILKFNLMTPGREEDEEGAGVETASAPVGDLPYEVLKALGNKENIANLDACITRLRVSVKDVDQVQKDRLKKLGASGVMQVGQNIQAIFGPKSDQLKGQINDIISGKTPTPIEEVETVVEAGPTTEGEFTFNLPITGEILPITDVPDNVFAGKMMGDGFAIKPTEGIVRSPIAGTIVNFFPTKHALGLVDESGKEILIHVGIDTVHLKGEGFEALVEQGDKVTQGQELLRFDTDIISEKAASIITPIVFTNLAEDEFIQLLKSGEVKAGTENVLAIKKAE